TGAAGGGTGACATTCGCATCATCCGTCACGGTCTCTTCGTACCTGCCCGTTTCACAATATGTTGCATCAGTGGCATAGGAAACAGTCCCTTTCACAGGGGTAGTGGACAACCAGTTGACCACCGTCGTGTTCACGGTGGTTCCTGTCAGGTACGGGCCCCACCTGAAGAACAAGGTATCGTCGGAATCATCATATGCAGCCACATTGCCAGTACCGCAAATCACCAGAAGAAAAATAACGACCGCCCCCACCAGCCGTTTCATGCTGCATCACCATTCATACAAAGAAGTATACGTTTTTTGGATATATCCTCTATTGTAAGGCTTTTAGACATACTTATGCTATAGATCACGAGAGAAAAATCAGAGCAAATGTGCCCATCCCCCTTGCACATCATTTCCGAAAGGGACTCATGAACGCCATTTGAAAGGTTTGCATCCCCATCGGCATCGCGTGCAGTGCAGTACTTTCGATCGCCGGATGCCACAACCCACATATCAAATACCGTTCACCCTATACCACCTGCACGAACAGAGATGCCGCCAAAGGTATCTGCACTCATCCCATCAAAAGAGAGATACCAGCATATATATTTTACCAAATATTTGCAAAAACTTTCGACAAGCATATATACAAATTAAGCACACATCACCAAACAAACCCCAATTTGACAATATATTAAAATAAATATACAATATAACAATTGGCGAACATTTATTTCTTATTAATGTAGTTATTCATTATGAATATTCCCCGGGTGCGGGAAATGACAACCCTCCTTATATGCTGCCTCCTCTGTTTTACCGCTGCAGCGGCAGCCACACCCGATCAGATATCGGTCACCTCTGACCGCGATCAGATCGTGGCAGGAGATACCGGAGCTCACATTCTTGCTGAACCGGATCCGTCACTCCCCCCAGTCTCCTCTGTTTCATTTGTGTACCTGAACCGCACGGTGGATCCCACCGGATTACTTACCCCCACCGTAGACGCTACGGCACCCTTTGAAACACTGTTCACCACAGAACTTGCCGGAACGGCGTATATCCAAGTGGACATCACATTCGCCGATGAAAACACAGACCCCGTCACGACCATATTCACACAGGATGTAATTCCCGGTGATCCATATGCATATGAGAGCATTGTGCCTGATGCTGTCCAGGCAGGCTCTGCAGGTCCCGTGACCGTGCGGATGCAGGATCGCTACGGAAATGCCATAACCGCAGTTACAGGTGCAACAGTCACATTCTCTACCTCACGAGAGGGGTCAGGATTCGTAGATGGTGCGGCCATCACCCAGACGATAACCAAAGCATTCGATGCAGAAGGCAACTGCACCACATATTTCATTGCACCGGAAACAGCAGAGCCCGTGATCATCTCTGTGGACCCTTCACCAGGCAGCAGCCTGCAGCGCCTCATCACCGTTCGTGTGATCGCGGAACGCACGCCCGCGTCGATCAACCCCTATATTGTAACCGTCCCGCATTACCCGGTAACCGGCACCTGCCCGGCAGACGGTATCAGTTATTTCCTGATAAGCTATGTTATTAAGGACCAGTTTGGCAATCCGATTGACAATTATCCGGTAACGGTTTCCACAACTCTCGGGGAATCAGCAGAGATCGTCACAAGTGAAGATGGAGTGGCAAAATTCACCTATGGCCCAAAGACCGGGATGGGGGATGTTACCATCACCGCCACAGCAGGTTCGCTCTCTGAAGCTTCCGAACTTTCATTTACCGGCGGTGCCGGCACCCGGTTTTCTGTCACCTTAAACCCAAATAACATTCCCTCATATGATGTGGATCCGGACACACTGATCGCAGTTCAGGCACGGGTTTACAACGATCTCGGCACCGGCGTGGAAGGAGAGACCATTCACGCGTGGATCACCCCGGGAAGTGTGAATGCCACGAACACAATATCACAGGAGCCAGGACTCTCAGCAAACCGTGAGAGCGGATTTGGCTACGGTACTGCTGAAGCCATTACCGGTGAGGATGGATTTGCCACATTCTACTTCCGTGCAGGGGCCTTCCCGCCTCGCGGGGATGAAGAGTATGAACCATTTTCACGGGGAAGTGCCACGGTAACCGCGATGTGGAACAATCAGACAGGTACTTCACCCGAGATCACCTGGCGTAACTATCCCTACCTGAGAGTCGAAACCGAAGTATCTGATGTTGCCATCGCACCAGGTGACCCGCTGAATGTAACCATCCGGCTAATAGGTGATGGCAATGAACTGCTCTCCCACAACCCGATAGATGTGGCACTCTGTCTTGACCGCGGAGAGGACATGCTCGTTGATGAAGGTCTGGAAGACCGGATGGAACGCGCACGCAGGGCAGCCATGTACCTGGTCGAAGGGGACAGCGGAGAGATTGGCCTCACACCCGGCTATGACCGCGTTGCACTCATCTCTTACAGCGACCGGACAACAGACACCACCCTCTTTCCGACCGGGGCCGTTGATCTGGACTATATCAATGACAACTTCCCCACCTACAACTGGATCAAACTTGCAGGTGACGACTCGGCATCCATTGACAATCTGGAGACAAAAGAGGGCTACGTGCTCGCGGCACACTATCCTGGCAGCGGCTTTACTGAATATAATGACTTTGCGACCATTGACGAGACCTTTGCCACAGCCGTAACCTCAGACTGGTCGGGGCTCGAG
Above is a window of Methanogenium organophilum DNA encoding:
- a CDS encoding Ig-like domain-containing protein, whose translation is MNIPRVREMTTLLICCLLCFTAAAAATPDQISVTSDRDQIVAGDTGAHILAEPDPSLPPVSSVSFVYLNRTVDPTGLLTPTVDATAPFETLFTTELAGTAYIQVDITFADENTDPVTTIFTQDVIPGDPYAYESIVPDAVQAGSAGPVTVRMQDRYGNAITAVTGATVTFSTSREGSGFVDGAAITQTITKAFDAEGNCTTYFIAPETAEPVIISVDPSPGSSLQRLITVRVIAERTPASINPYIVTVPHYPVTGTCPADGISYFLISYVIKDQFGNPIDNYPVTVSTTLGESAEIVTSEDGVAKFTYGPKTGMGDVTITATAGSLSEASELSFTGGAGTRFSVTLNPNNIPSYDVDPDTLIAVQARVYNDLGTGVEGETIHAWITPGSVNATNTISQEPGLSANRESGFGYGTAEAITGEDGFATFYFRAGAFPPRGDEEYEPFSRGSATVTAMWNNQTGTSPEITWRNYPYLRVETEVSDVAIAPGDPLNVTIRLIGDGNELLSHNPIDVALCLDRGEDMLVDEGLEDRMERARRAAMYLVEGDSGEIGLTPGYDRVALISYSDRTTDTTLFPTGAVDLDYINDNFPTYNWIKLAGDDSASIDNLETKEGYVLAAHYPGSGFTEYNDFATIDETFATAVTSDWSGLESTLRYTVPFKADDTGQASAPLRYGLKKSIEYLADNDKPGAIQAVVVLMQNNYRYFGDPFANGSVMTVLPYSNTLAKGGSEYYSFGDLPADQQNMVDYARANDVKIYAIYYPSGGSQSDEAVPRRLAEDTGGDYYFAGNEAELTEAFRQIRDSLLRDAGVNTNVNLNFAGMPEDVSYTADEVLEYLPPTHVDFYNWSADPYVPSDHLNGFPYTEDQTVMWRGEDGSQPASLSFVVGNVTIKQTWTVDFNLQVNESIDSALNFSLFAEGSYVEFENQDGGNIIEALPETMITVIPGLTPDALLNATIHITAFDLIAQDAQTARFAWDIAYDGIYPLTEELALKNTEDVESVWQTVDISTLSPETNSSTGMAFTGDLTPGIYSARIKVTTEDAGHDSATHPLTIGEDQQYFIRLE